A section of the Streptomyces sp. NBC_00178 genome encodes:
- a CDS encoding PIN domain nuclease, producing the protein MSAAQFLIDTSALARFFRDDAEQYGWDQAATAGLIATCPITELEFFYSARSAADRARGVEDMRLLFGWVPVDDRAYDRAWQVQELLTQRGQHRSAGAVDLVVAATAELQGLTLLHRDHDFACIAAITGQAMQWYGPEAGK; encoded by the coding sequence GTGAGCGCGGCACAGTTCCTGATCGACACCAGCGCGCTCGCTCGATTCTTCCGCGACGACGCCGAACAGTACGGCTGGGACCAGGCTGCCACGGCAGGGCTCATCGCGACGTGCCCTATTACCGAGCTGGAGTTCTTCTACAGCGCCCGCTCCGCCGCAGACCGTGCGCGCGGCGTCGAGGACATGCGGCTGCTGTTCGGTTGGGTGCCCGTCGATGACCGCGCATACGACCGCGCCTGGCAGGTTCAAGAGCTACTGACCCAGCGTGGTCAGCACCGCAGCGCGGGAGCTGTTGACCTCGTCGTCGCCGCCACCGCAGAACTCCAGGGGCTGACCCTCCTGCATCGCGACCACGACTTCGCATGCATCGCTGCGATCACCGGCCAGGCCATGCAGTGGTACGGCCCGGAGGCCGGTAAATGA
- the purS gene encoding phosphoribosylformylglycinamidine synthase subunit PurS has protein sequence MARVVVDVMLKPEILDPQGQAVQRALPRLGFDGIADVRQGKRFELEVEGPVDDAALARIHEIAETFLANTVIEDFTVKVEEEK, from the coding sequence GTGGCACGCGTCGTAGTCGACGTCATGCTCAAGCCGGAGATCCTCGACCCGCAGGGACAGGCTGTGCAGCGCGCACTGCCTCGTCTCGGCTTCGACGGAATCGCGGACGTTCGTCAGGGAAAGCGTTTCGAGCTCGAGGTCGAGGGGCCGGTCGACGATGCCGCCCTCGCCCGTATTCACGAGATCGCCGAGACCTTCCTCGCCAACACCGTCATCGAGGACTTCACCGTCAAGGTGGAGGAGGAGAAGTGA
- a CDS encoding phosphoribosylaminoimidazolesuccinocarboxamide synthase codes for MSGFVEKPEPVQVPGLTHLHTGKVRDLYRNEAGDLVMVASDRISAYDWVLPTEIPDKGRVLTQLSLWWFDQLADLVPNHVLSTDLPAGAPADWAGRTLICRSLRMVQVECVARGYLTGSGLTEYDATRTVCGLALPEGLVDGSELPAPIFTPATKAAVGDHDENVSYEEVAREVGAETAAALRRTTLDVYGRARDIARERGIILADTKFEFGFAPAADGGEELILADEVLTPDSSRFWPAESWEPGRAQPSYDKQFVRDWLTSPASGWDRHGEEPPPALPQEIVDATRAKYVDAYELLTGLSWPVEGH; via the coding sequence GTGTCCGGTTTCGTAGAAAAGCCCGAGCCCGTGCAGGTGCCGGGGCTCACCCACCTGCACACCGGCAAGGTGCGCGACCTGTACCGGAACGAGGCGGGTGACCTCGTCATGGTCGCCAGCGACCGTATCTCCGCGTACGACTGGGTCCTGCCCACCGAGATCCCCGACAAGGGCCGTGTCCTGACGCAGCTGTCGCTGTGGTGGTTCGACCAGCTCGCCGATCTCGTCCCCAACCACGTCCTGTCGACGGACCTCCCGGCCGGGGCGCCCGCCGACTGGGCGGGCCGCACCCTGATCTGCCGTTCGCTGCGCATGGTCCAGGTCGAGTGTGTTGCGCGCGGTTACCTGACCGGTTCCGGCCTGACCGAGTACGACGCGACCCGCACGGTCTGCGGTCTCGCGCTCCCCGAGGGGCTGGTCGACGGTTCCGAGCTCCCGGCGCCGATCTTCACCCCGGCCACGAAGGCCGCGGTCGGCGACCACGACGAGAACGTGTCGTACGAGGAGGTCGCCCGCGAGGTCGGCGCTGAGACGGCGGCGGCGCTGCGCCGGACGACCCTGGACGTCTACGGACGGGCCCGGGACATCGCGCGGGAGCGCGGGATCATCCTCGCCGACACGAAGTTCGAGTTCGGCTTCGCGCCCGCCGCCGACGGTGGCGAGGAACTGATTCTCGCGGACGAGGTGCTGACCCCCGACTCGTCGCGCTTCTGGCCCGCCGAGAGCTGGGAGCCGGGCAGGGCGCAGCCGTCGTACGACAAGCAGTTCGTGCGCGACTGGCTGACGTCCCCGGCTTCCGGGTGGGACCGCCACGGTGAGGAGCCGCCGCCGGCCCTTCCGCAGGAGATCGTCGACGCGACCCGCGCCAAGTACGTGGACGCGTACGAGCTCCTCACCGGTCTCAGCTGGCCGGTCGAGGGTCACTGA
- a CDS encoding histone-like nucleoid-structuring protein Lsr2, translating into MAQRVVVTLSDDIDGGEAEETVTFSLDGKSYEIDLNPANAEKLRTALAPYVSAGRKQTNTGKRGKAPVAYHHTSLAPDPAAVRAWARSHRMEVPARGRIPKKVYEAFHAAS; encoded by the coding sequence GTGGCTCAGCGCGTCGTGGTCACACTCTCCGACGACATCGACGGGGGAGAAGCGGAGGAAACGGTCACCTTCTCCCTGGACGGTAAGTCCTACGAGATCGACCTCAATCCCGCCAATGCAGAGAAACTGCGCACGGCACTGGCCCCGTACGTGTCGGCCGGCCGAAAGCAGACAAATACCGGCAAGCGCGGCAAGGCCCCCGTGGCCTATCACCACACCTCACTGGCACCCGACCCCGCCGCGGTGCGCGCCTGGGCCCGCTCGCACCGGATGGAGGTGCCGGCCCGCGGCCGGATCCCGAAGAAGGTCTACGAGGCGTTCCACGCGGCGAGTTGA
- the purQ gene encoding phosphoribosylformylglycinamidine synthase subunit PurQ, which translates to MTTRIGVVTFPGTLDDQDSLRAVRIAGAEPVSLWHRDKDLHQVDAVILAGGFSYGDYLRAGAISRFSPVMETVIAQAKAGMPVLGICNGFQILTEAHLLPGAMLRNNHLHFICRDQKLRVENAETAWTSDYTAGQEISVPLKNMDGRYTADERTLDELEAEGRVAFRYADVNPNGSLRDIAGITNAAGNIVGLMPHPEHAVEPLIGTGRTDGLGFFTSIIKKLVNA; encoded by the coding sequence GTGACCACCCGTATCGGAGTCGTCACTTTTCCCGGCACGCTCGACGACCAGGACAGCCTGCGGGCCGTACGGATCGCGGGGGCCGAGCCCGTATCGCTCTGGCACCGTGACAAGGACCTGCACCAGGTCGACGCCGTCATCCTGGCCGGCGGATTCAGTTACGGCGACTACCTGCGCGCCGGCGCCATCTCCCGGTTCTCGCCGGTGATGGAGACGGTCATCGCGCAGGCGAAGGCCGGTATGCCGGTCCTCGGTATCTGCAACGGCTTCCAGATCCTGACCGAGGCGCACCTGCTGCCCGGCGCGATGCTGCGGAACAATCACCTCCACTTCATCTGCCGCGACCAGAAGCTGCGGGTGGAGAACGCGGAGACCGCCTGGACCTCGGACTACACGGCGGGCCAGGAGATCTCCGTACCGCTGAAGAACATGGACGGCCGGTACACCGCCGACGAGCGCACGCTCGACGAGCTGGAGGCCGAGGGCCGCGTCGCCTTCCGCTACGCCGACGTGAACCCGAACGGCTCGCTGCGCGACATCGCCGGCATCACCAACGCCGCGGGCAACATCGTCGGTCTGATGCCGCACCCGGAGCACGCCGTCGAGCCGCTCATCGGCACCGGTCGCACCGACGGCCTGGGTTTCTTCACCTCGATCATCAAGAAGCTGGTCAACGCATGA
- a CDS encoding N,N-dimethylformamidase beta subunit family domain-containing protein, with protein sequence MGTEHIRRWESGALAHAVSDPFGMGPLPWLRGSENYFDDTGQVVPWYADTALGRSGSGGGTRTADDVHRQIKGFVSPGAAAPGEAIDFHITVDPPQQFSVDVYRIGHYAGDGAAKITTSPRLSGIVQPPPMTAERTVSCHHWWLSWRLQIPTYWSVGAYVAVLTTADGYRSHIPFTVRDDHPADLLLLLPDITWQAYNLYPEDGRTGASLYHAWDEEGRLLGEEDAAATISFDRPYAGAGLPLHVGHAYDFIRWAERYGYDLAYADARDLHAGRVDPSRYRGLVFPGHDEYWSVPMRRTAERARDIGTSLVFLSANTMYWQVGLGPSPSGVPDRLLTCRKRRGPGKPALWREVDRAEQQLLGIQYAGRVPEPHPLVVRNGGHWLWEATGAVEGDEIAGLVAGEADRYFPRTSLPEHENRMLLAHSPYSDSEGATRHQETSLYRAPSGALVFASGTFAWSPALDRPGHVDARVQRATANLLDRICKRD encoded by the coding sequence ATGGGGACGGAGCATATTCGGCGGTGGGAATCGGGTGCCCTCGCGCACGCCGTGAGCGACCCGTTCGGCATGGGTCCGCTGCCCTGGCTGCGCGGCAGCGAGAACTACTTCGACGACACGGGCCAGGTCGTCCCCTGGTACGCCGACACCGCCCTCGGCCGCAGCGGATCGGGCGGTGGCACGCGCACGGCCGACGACGTGCACCGCCAGATCAAGGGGTTCGTGTCCCCGGGCGCAGCGGCCCCTGGCGAGGCCATCGACTTCCACATCACCGTGGACCCGCCGCAGCAGTTCTCCGTCGACGTCTACCGCATCGGGCACTACGCCGGAGACGGCGCCGCCAAGATCACCACGAGCCCGCGCCTGTCCGGCATCGTGCAGCCGCCGCCGATGACGGCCGAGCGTACGGTCTCCTGCCACCACTGGTGGCTGTCCTGGCGGCTGCAGATCCCGACGTACTGGTCCGTCGGCGCGTACGTGGCCGTGCTGACCACCGCCGACGGGTACCGCTCGCACATCCCCTTCACGGTCCGCGACGACCACCCGGCGGACCTGCTGCTCCTGCTTCCCGACATCACGTGGCAGGCCTACAACCTCTACCCGGAGGACGGCAGGACCGGCGCCAGCCTCTATCACGCCTGGGACGAGGAGGGCCGGCTGCTCGGGGAGGAGGACGCCGCCGCCACGATCTCCTTCGACCGCCCCTACGCGGGTGCGGGCCTGCCCCTCCACGTGGGCCACGCCTACGACTTCATCCGCTGGGCCGAGCGCTACGGCTACGACCTCGCGTACGCCGACGCCCGTGATCTGCACGCCGGACGGGTCGATCCCAGTCGCTACCGCGGCCTGGTCTTCCCCGGCCACGACGAGTACTGGTCGGTCCCGATGCGCCGCACGGCCGAGCGGGCCCGGGACATCGGCACCTCGCTGGTGTTCCTCTCGGCCAACACCATGTACTGGCAGGTCGGCCTCGGCCCGTCGCCCTCGGGCGTCCCCGACCGGCTGCTCACCTGCCGCAAGCGCCGCGGCCCCGGGAAGCCGGCGCTGTGGCGCGAGGTCGACCGCGCGGAACAGCAGTTGCTGGGCATCCAGTACGCGGGCCGGGTCCCCGAACCCCATCCCCTGGTCGTCCGTAACGGCGGTCACTGGCTCTGGGAGGCCACCGGGGCTGTGGAGGGCGACGAGATCGCCGGGCTGGTCGCCGGCGAGGCGGACCGCTACTTCCCGCGTACGTCCCTGCCGGAGCACGAGAACCGCATGCTGCTCGCGCACTCCCCGTACAGCGACAGCGAGGGGGCGACCCGGCACCAGGAGACCTCGCTCTACCGCGCCCCCTCGGGCGCCCTCGTCTTCGCTTCCGGCACCTTCGCATGGTCCCCCGCGCTCGACCGTCCCGGCCACGTGGACGCCCGCGTCCAGCGGGCCACGGCGAACCTCCTCGACCGGATCTGCAAGCGCGACTGA
- the purL gene encoding phosphoribosylformylglycinamidine synthase subunit PurL, with protein MSLDTVKHAAETPDAGQPWKELGLKEDEYARIREILGRRPTGAELAMYSVMWSEHCSYKSSKVHLKQFGEKVPANDAMLVGIGENAGVVDVGQGYAVTFKVESHNHPSYIEPYQGAATGVGGIVRDILAMGARPVAVVDPLRFGAADHPDTRRVLPGIVAGIGGYGNCLGLPNIGGEVVFDACYQGNPLVNAGCIGVMKHEDIHLAQASGPGNKVILYGARTGGDGIGGVSVLASETFDDTKPTKRPAVQVGDPFQEKLLIECTLEIFKEKLVAGIQDLGGAGLSCATSELASAGSGGMRVELDTVPLRDSSLSPEEILMSESQERMCAIVEPQHVDRFLEICEKWDVIATVIGEVTEGSQLEIFWHGEQIVDVPPRSVAHEGPTYHRPFARPSWQDALQADDAGRLARPANAAELREQVLRLVASPNQASKSWITDQYDHFVQGNTVLAMPEDAGMVRIDEESNLGVAMATDGNGRYAKLDPYTGAQLALAESYRNVAASGAKPLAISDCLNFGSPEDPDVMWQFAEATRGLADGCLELGTPVTGGNVSLYNQTGDTAIHPTPVVAVLGVIDDVTRRTPVAFAEEGQLLYLLGDTHEEFGGSAWSEVVHQHLGGMPPKVDLGREKLLGEILISASRDGMIDAAHDLSDGGLIQAVTESCLRGGKGARLVVPDGLDAFTFLFSESAGRAVVSIPRSEELRFNDMCGARGLPVARIGVVDGDEIEIQGEFSIPLDELRTAHEGTLKGLFA; from the coding sequence ATGAGCCTCGACACGGTCAAGCACGCGGCCGAGACGCCGGACGCCGGACAGCCCTGGAAGGAACTCGGCCTCAAGGAGGACGAGTACGCCCGCATCCGGGAGATCCTGGGCCGCCGTCCCACCGGCGCCGAGCTCGCCATGTACTCCGTGATGTGGTCCGAGCACTGCTCCTACAAGAGCAGCAAGGTCCACCTCAAGCAGTTCGGCGAGAAGGTCCCCGCGAACGACGCGATGCTCGTCGGCATCGGCGAGAACGCCGGTGTGGTCGACGTCGGCCAGGGTTACGCGGTCACCTTCAAGGTCGAGTCGCACAACCACCCCTCGTACATCGAGCCCTACCAGGGCGCGGCCACCGGCGTCGGCGGCATCGTGCGCGACATCCTCGCCATGGGTGCCCGTCCGGTCGCGGTCGTCGACCCGCTGCGCTTCGGTGCCGCCGACCACCCCGACACCCGGCGCGTCCTGCCCGGCATCGTGGCGGGCATCGGCGGTTACGGAAACTGCCTCGGTCTGCCGAACATCGGCGGCGAGGTCGTCTTCGACGCCTGTTACCAGGGCAACCCGCTCGTCAACGCCGGCTGCATCGGCGTGATGAAGCACGAGGACATCCACCTCGCCCAGGCCTCCGGCCCCGGCAACAAGGTCATCCTCTACGGCGCCCGCACCGGCGGCGACGGCATCGGCGGTGTCTCCGTGCTGGCTTCGGAGACCTTCGACGACACCAAGCCCACCAAGCGCCCCGCCGTCCAGGTCGGCGACCCGTTCCAGGAGAAGCTCCTCATCGAGTGCACCCTGGAGATCTTCAAGGAGAAGCTCGTCGCGGGCATCCAGGACCTCGGCGGCGCCGGGCTCTCCTGCGCCACGAGTGAGCTGGCCTCCGCGGGATCCGGCGGCATGCGCGTCGAGCTGGACACCGTGCCGCTGCGCGACTCCTCCCTCTCGCCCGAGGAAATCCTCATGAGCGAGTCGCAGGAGCGCATGTGCGCGATCGTCGAGCCGCAGCACGTGGACCGCTTCCTGGAGATCTGCGAGAAGTGGGACGTCATCGCCACCGTCATCGGTGAGGTGACCGAGGGCTCGCAGCTGGAGATCTTCTGGCACGGCGAGCAGATCGTGGACGTACCGCCGCGGTCCGTCGCGCACGAGGGCCCGACCTACCACCGGCCGTTCGCCCGGCCGTCCTGGCAGGACGCGCTCCAGGCCGACGACGCCGGCAGGCTCGCCCGCCCGGCGAACGCCGCCGAACTGCGCGAGCAGGTCCTGAGGCTGGTCGCGTCGCCGAACCAGGCCTCCAAGTCCTGGATCACCGACCAGTACGACCACTTCGTGCAGGGCAACACGGTGCTCGCGATGCCCGAGGACGCCGGCATGGTCCGGATCGACGAGGAGTCGAACCTGGGCGTGGCCATGGCGACCGACGGCAACGGCCGTTACGCGAAGCTGGACCCCTACACGGGCGCGCAGCTCGCGCTGGCCGAGTCGTACCGCAACGTCGCCGCGTCCGGTGCCAAGCCGCTCGCCATCTCGGACTGCCTGAACTTCGGTTCGCCCGAGGACCCGGACGTCATGTGGCAGTTCGCGGAGGCCACCCGTGGTCTCGCGGACGGCTGCCTGGAGCTGGGCACCCCGGTCACCGGCGGCAACGTGTCGCTGTACAACCAGACCGGTGACACGGCGATCCACCCGACGCCGGTCGTGGCCGTGCTCGGTGTGATCGACGACGTCACCCGGCGCACGCCGGTCGCGTTCGCCGAGGAGGGGCAGCTGCTCTACCTCCTGGGCGACACCCACGAGGAGTTCGGCGGCTCGGCCTGGTCCGAGGTCGTCCACCAGCACCTCGGCGGCATGCCGCCCAAGGTCGATCTGGGCCGCGAGAAGCTGCTCGGCGAGATCCTGATCTCCGCCTCCCGCGACGGCATGATCGACGCGGCGCACGACCTCTCCGACGGCGGCCTGATCCAGGCGGTCACCGAGTCCTGCCTCCGGGGCGGGAAGGGTGCCCGGCTGGTCGTCCCGGACGGTCTGGACGCGTTCACCTTCCTGTTCTCGGAGTCGGCGGGCCGCGCGGTCGTCTCGATCCCGCGCAGCGAGGAGCTCCGCTTCAACGACATGTGCGGTGCGCGGGGTCTGCCCGTCGCCCGGATCGGTGTCGTGGACGGTGACGAGATCGAGATCCAGGGCGAGTTCAGCATCCCGCTGGACGAGCTGCGCACGGCGCACGAGGGGACTCTGAAGGGTCTGTTCGCCTAG
- a CDS encoding DNA polymerase III subunit gamma and tau has protein sequence MSSLALYRRYRPESFAEVIGQEHVTDPLQQALRNNRVNHAYLFSGPRGCGKTTSARILARCLNCEKGPTPTPCGECQSCRDLARNGPGSIDVIEIDAASHGGVDDARDLREKAFFGPASSRYKIYIIDEAHMVTPAGFNALLKVVEEPPEHLKFIFATTEPEKVIGTIRSRTHHYPFRLVPPGTLRGYLAEVCDKEGSNVEDGVLPLVVRAGAGSVRDSMSVMDQLLAGARDDGVTYAMATSLLGYTDGSLLDSVVDAFAAGDGAAAFEVVDRVIEGGNDPRRFVADLLERLRDLVILAAVPDAGEKGLIDAPADVVERMQAQASVFGAAELSRAADLVNEGLTEMRGATSPRLQVELICARVLLPAAFDDERSLQARLDRLERGAASFVPAGPGPAMGYAPGPDAHGAGAGMPGGPAAARAAVRGDAQGGAPAGMPPAAPVAAEAVAPPAVQRPPAPYEPPEQQPSAAQQPPEQQPPAAHQPPAAQQSPAAEQPQAGQRPGAWPAAAGAGSGGEAARRPGGWPTASAPGGGVPQAQPPAPSPDRAASAPAPAPAAPAPAPAAPGTAQGAAQVRTMWPDILEAVKNRRRFTWILLSQNAQVTGFDGSTLQIGFLNAGARDTFTSSGSEEVLRQALAQQFNANWRVDAVVDPSGGGMPPQSGGGGGGGRPPAAPYQPPSAPQAPAYEPRPAPAEQGPPPVQQAPQQEQGRPEPSSYDRAAPEPPRPVAPEDDTAEADDPDLVDSALSGHDLIVRELGATVVEEFTND, from the coding sequence GTGTCGTCCCTTGCGCTGTACCGCCGCTATCGCCCCGAGTCCTTCGCCGAGGTCATCGGTCAGGAGCATGTCACTGACCCGTTGCAGCAGGCCCTGCGGAACAACCGGGTCAACCACGCGTACCTGTTCAGCGGGCCGCGCGGCTGTGGAAAGACGACCAGCGCGCGCATCCTCGCCCGCTGTCTGAACTGCGAGAAGGGCCCCACGCCCACACCCTGCGGAGAGTGCCAGAGCTGCCGGGACCTGGCGCGCAACGGGCCGGGGTCGATCGACGTCATCGAGATCGACGCCGCGTCCCACGGTGGCGTGGACGACGCCCGTGACCTGCGGGAGAAGGCCTTCTTCGGTCCGGCGTCGAGCCGGTACAAGATCTACATCATCGACGAGGCCCACATGGTCACCCCGGCGGGGTTCAACGCCCTGCTGAAGGTCGTCGAGGAACCGCCGGAGCACCTCAAGTTCATCTTCGCGACCACGGAGCCCGAGAAGGTCATCGGCACGATCCGTTCGCGTACGCACCACTACCCCTTCCGGCTCGTGCCGCCCGGGACGCTGCGCGGCTACCTCGCGGAGGTCTGCGACAAGGAGGGCAGCAACGTCGAGGACGGTGTGCTGCCCCTCGTGGTGCGGGCGGGCGCCGGATCCGTGCGTGACTCGATGTCCGTCATGGACCAACTCCTCGCCGGCGCACGCGACGACGGTGTGACATACGCCATGGCGACCTCTCTTCTCGGCTATACGGACGGGTCCCTGCTGGACTCCGTCGTGGACGCCTTCGCGGCGGGCGACGGGGCCGCCGCCTTCGAGGTCGTGGACCGCGTGATCGAGGGCGGGAACGACCCCCGGCGCTTCGTCGCCGATCTGCTGGAGCGGCTGCGCGACCTGGTGATCCTCGCCGCCGTGCCCGACGCCGGCGAGAAGGGGCTCATCGACGCCCCCGCCGACGTGGTGGAGCGGATGCAGGCCCAGGCTTCCGTCTTCGGCGCCGCTGAGCTGAGCCGTGCCGCCGACCTGGTCAACGAGGGCCTCACGGAGATGCGCGGGGCGACCTCGCCCCGCCTCCAGGTGGAGCTGATCTGCGCCCGGGTCCTGCTGCCCGCCGCCTTCGACGACGAGCGTTCGCTGCAGGCCAGGCTGGACCGGCTCGAGCGCGGTGCGGCGTCCTTCGTCCCCGCGGGACCCGGCCCCGCCATGGGGTACGCCCCGGGGCCGGACGCCCATGGAGCCGGTGCGGGGATGCCGGGTGGCCCGGCCGCCGCCCGTGCCGCCGTCCGCGGCGACGCCCAGGGCGGGGCTCCCGCCGGCATGCCGCCGGCCGCGCCCGTCGCCGCCGAGGCCGTGGCGCCCCCGGCCGTCCAGCGGCCCCCCGCGCCGTACGAGCCCCCGGAGCAGCAGCCCTCGGCCGCCCAGCAGCCCCCGGAGCAGCAGCCCCCGGCCGCTCACCAGCCCCCGGCCGCCCAGCAGTCCCCGGCCGCCGAGCAGCCCCAGGCCGGGCAGCGTCCCGGAGCATGGCCCGCCGCGGCCGGAGCCGGCAGCGGGGGCGAAGCGGCTCGTCGCCCCGGCGGCTGGCCGACGGCTTCCGCGCCCGGCGGTGGCGTCCCGCAGGCGCAGCCGCCCGCTCCGTCGCCCGACCGGGCGGCATCGGCTCCCGCTCCCGCCCCGGCGGCCCCGGCACCTGCGCCGGCGGCCCCCGGCACGGCTCAGGGCGCCGCCCAGGTCCGCACCATGTGGCCGGACATCCTGGAGGCCGTGAAGAACCGCCGCCGCTTCACCTGGATCCTGCTCAGCCAGAACGCCCAGGTCACGGGCTTCGACGGCAGCACCCTGCAGATCGGCTTCCTGAACGCCGGGGCGCGCGACACCTTCACGAGCAGCGGGAGCGAGGAGGTGCTGAGGCAGGCGCTGGCCCAGCAGTTCAACGCCAACTGGCGTGTGGACGCGGTCGTCGACCCGTCCGGCGGCGGCATGCCGCCGCAGTCCGGTGGCGGCGGAGGTGGGGGCCGGCCGCCGGCCGCCCCGTACCAGCCCCCCTCGGCGCCGCAGGCTCCCGCCTACGAACCCCGGCCCGCCCCCGCCGAGCAGGGCCCGCCGCCCGTGCAGCAGGCCCCGCAGCAGGAGCAGGGCCGCCCCGAGCCGTCTTCCTACGACCGGGCGGCCCCCGAGCCTCCACGGCCGGTCGCGCCGGAGGACGACACCGCGGAGGCGGACGATCCCGACCTGGTCGACTCCGCGCTGTCCGGGCACGACCTGATCGTCCGCGAGCTGGGGGCCACGGTTGTCGAGGAGTTCACCAACGACTGA
- the purD gene encoding phosphoribosylamine--glycine ligase, with protein sequence MKVLVIGGGAREHALCRSLSLDPDVTALYCAPGNAGIAEVAELHPVDALDGDAVARLATELGAGLVVVGPEAPLVAGVADAVRAAGIPCFGPSREAALLEGSKAFAKDVMAGANVPTARSYVCTTPAEIDEALDAFGAPYVVKDDGLAAGKGVVVTEDVEAARAHALACERVVIEEFLDGPEVSLFAITDGTTVLPLQPAQDFKRALDGDEGPNTGGMGAYSPLPWADPKLVDEVMRTVLQPTVDELRRRGTPFSGLLYAGLAITSRGVRVIEFNARFGDPETQVVLARLKTPLAGVLLGAANGTLDAVPALTWHDDAAVTVVIASRNYPETPRTGDPIEGLADVAEKDAPHAFVLHAGTRQDGDAVVSAGGRVLSVTATGKDLTQARERAYTALGRIRLIGSQHRTDIARKAAEEA encoded by the coding sequence GTGAAGGTCCTCGTCATCGGCGGCGGCGCCCGCGAACACGCCCTGTGCCGCTCTCTCTCCCTCGACCCCGATGTCACCGCTCTGTACTGCGCTCCCGGCAACGCCGGAATCGCAGAGGTGGCCGAACTGCACCCGGTCGACGCGCTCGACGGCGACGCCGTCGCGCGCCTCGCCACCGAACTGGGCGCCGGGCTGGTGGTCGTCGGTCCGGAGGCGCCGCTCGTCGCCGGTGTCGCCGACGCCGTCCGCGCGGCCGGCATCCCCTGCTTCGGCCCGTCCCGTGAGGCCGCGCTCCTGGAGGGCTCCAAGGCGTTCGCCAAGGACGTCATGGCCGGTGCCAACGTCCCGACGGCCCGCAGCTACGTCTGCACGACGCCCGCCGAGATCGACGAGGCGCTCGACGCCTTCGGAGCGCCGTACGTCGTCAAGGACGACGGTCTGGCGGCCGGCAAGGGCGTCGTCGTCACGGAGGACGTCGAAGCCGCCCGTGCCCACGCCCTGGCCTGCGAACGGGTCGTCATCGAGGAGTTCCTCGACGGTCCCGAGGTCAGCCTCTTCGCGATCACCGACGGCACCACGGTGCTGCCCCTCCAGCCCGCCCAGGACTTCAAGCGCGCCCTGGACGGCGACGAGGGCCCGAACACCGGCGGCATGGGCGCGTACTCGCCGCTCCCCTGGGCCGACCCGAAGCTGGTCGACGAGGTCATGCGGACCGTTCTGCAGCCGACCGTCGACGAGCTGCGCCGACGCGGTACACCGTTCTCCGGACTGCTGTACGCGGGTCTCGCGATCACCTCGCGCGGAGTGCGGGTCATCGAGTTCAACGCCCGCTTCGGGGACCCGGAGACCCAGGTGGTCCTGGCCCGGCTGAAGACCCCGCTCGCCGGTGTCCTGCTCGGTGCCGCCAACGGCACCCTGGACGCCGTACCCGCTCTGACGTGGCACGACGACGCCGCGGTCACCGTGGTCATCGCCTCGCGCAACTATCCGGAGACGCCCCGGACCGGGGATCCGATCGAAGGGCTCGCGGACGTCGCGGAGAAGGATGCGCCCCACGCGTTCGTCCTGCACGCCGGCACGCGGCAGGACGGCGACGCGGTGGTCAGCGCCGGAGGGCGCGTGCTCTCCGTGACGGCCACCGGCAAGGACCTCACGCAGGCCCGTGAGCGCGCCTACACGGCGCTCGGCCGCATCCGGCTCATCGGCTCCCAGCACCGTACGGACATCGCGCGGAAGGCCGCCGAGGAGGCCTGA
- a CDS encoding type II toxin-antitoxin system VapB family antitoxin encodes MSRTVIDLDDELLAAVAQALGTGTKRETVNSALREVLENRRRALALTRLRAAAGGGGFDLDVFADKREYRR; translated from the coding sequence ATGAGCCGCACAGTGATCGACCTTGACGACGAACTACTGGCCGCCGTAGCTCAGGCCCTGGGTACCGGCACCAAGAGGGAGACGGTCAACAGTGCGCTGCGCGAGGTACTCGAGAACCGCCGACGGGCTCTCGCTCTCACTCGGCTGCGGGCCGCAGCGGGCGGGGGAGGCTTTGATCTGGATGTCTTCGCGGACAAGAGGGAATACCGGCGGTGA